Part of the Triticum urartu cultivar G1812 chromosome 2, Tu2.1, whole genome shotgun sequence genome, CTGCTACTGCCTGGCCTTCCACGGCATCTCCTTCAACCTCATCACGTACCTCACCGGCGTCCTGGGCCAGAGCAACGTCGCGGCGGCGAGGAACGTGTCCACCTGGCAGGCCACCTGCTTCCTCATGCCTCTCGGCGGCGCCGTCGTCGCAGACTCCTACTGCGGAAGGTACCGCACCATGGTCGTCTCCTGCTTCATCGGCGTCGCAGTAAGTTTTTGCCTGATCCTGACTTGAATTGAATTCTGCAAGATTATTAGACTTTGACAGCTCTCTGTTTTCGCTTGCAGGGGATGCTGATGACAGCTCTCTCAGCGTACCTGCCGCTGCTCGTCAAGAACATCGTGTCGTCCAACATTGTGCCGTCTCAGGAATTCGTCTTGTTTCTCGGCCTCTACATGATCGCCATTGGCTTGGGCGGCCTCCGGCCGTGCCTCATGTCCTTCGGCGCCGACCAGTTCGACGACGGCGATCCGTCGGAGCGCGCCACCAAGGGCTCCTTCTTCAACTGGTACATATTCAACATGAACTGCGCGTCGCTCATATCCAGCACGGCCATCGTGTGGGTGCAGGATCACTGCGGCTGGGCACTGGGCCTCACCATCCCAGCGGTCGTCCTGGCCGCCGGCCTGTCTTGCCTGGTTGCGGCGTTGCGGACGTATAGATTTCAGCGTACCCGCGGCAGCCCGCTCATCCGAGTGTGCCAGGTCGTCGTCGCTGCCGTGAGAAAGTGCGGCATCGAGCTTCCGGCCGATAGCTCTCTGCTCTACGGCATGCTGGAGGACGGCCTCGCCGGAGTTCCGAGGATCGACCACACCACCGATCTCCAGTCAGTTACTACAATCCTCTGAGTTTACCTCGCGTCGCGTGCTTGGTTACCACTAGACTGAATGACTGATATGCTGCTTGCTTGATCAGATTCTTCGACAAGGCCGCCATTCTCGTGGCTTCGGACAAGGAGGTGGAGGCGGCAGCCGCGCCAGCGCGGACCAGCCCGTGGAGACTCTGCGTCGTCACGCAGGTCGAGGAGTTCAAGATTCTCGTGAGGATGCTGCCGCTCTGGGCGTCCGTCGTGTTCTTCTATGCCGTGTCGGCGCAGGTCACGTCGACATTCGTCGAGCAAGGCATGGCGATGGACGCCACCGTCGGCTCCGTGCGCGTCCCGCCGGCATCCATGTCCACCTTCGATATACTCACCATCATCCTCCTGGTCCCGCTCTACGACCGGGCTTTCGTTCCGGCTGCCAGGAGGCTCACCGGGAGGGAGAAAGGCATCTCGGAGCTGCAGAGGATCGGTGCCGGACTCGCCATGCCCGTGCTCGCGATGGCCTCTGCAGCGCTTCTAGAGACGGCGCGCCTCCGTGCTGCGCCAAACTCGACGAGCGTGCTATGGCAGGCGCCGCAGTACGCGCTGATGGGCGTGGGCGAGGTGCTCACCACCATCGGGCAGCTCGACTTCTTCTACGGCCAGGCGCCGGCCGCGATGAAGACCGTGTGCACGGCGCTCGGGCTCCTTGCAATAGCGGCCGGCGGCTACCTTAGCTCGTTCCTACTGACGACCGTGCAGTGGGCGACGGCGACTGGCGGCGCGCCGGGGTGGATCCCCGACGACCTGAATGAGGGTCACCTGGATCGCTTCTTCTGGATGATGGCCGGACTTGGTTGCCTCAATCTAATAGCGTTCGGGAGCTGCGCCAGGAAGTACAAATCCAGGAAAGGTTGATAATTTTGCTTCACCGTGGGCAGAGATTTTTTGCAGCCCACGGTGCATGATGCCAAGAGGTCAAGACAAATGCACGATTCATCAGCGAAAGAGAAATGCCTGAAGAAAGATCAAGAATAGTGAACCATTTCAAAAAAACGAAATTTCTAATTTCCGAACGTTCGGATATTAGTTTTAGATCCAAACGACCTTAGGACCGTTCGATGAGCATTTGGCAGCCCCAATTCAGCTCGATAATTATTGATGCGGGGCCCCAACACAGTCAtgctttttcatttaattttagAAGCACAACTAAGTTTTTGCCTTTTCGAAAAGCATAGTTTTGCTTCTCGCAATAGCATAGGCAGTGTTTTCCCTTTTTAGGAAGTATAATTTCGCTTTTGTGAGAAGCACATAAGCACAAGGAATTTCTGTTTCTGTGCCCCTCATTGCTTAGTCCTGCTCGGTTTTGCCCAAGCAAACTCTTTTTCTCACTTTTCCCGTCCACCGCACCACCCATCCTCACCAATGCCCAAACGGGGGTTTGTCGTTGGTCAAAGGGAGTTGACTGCTAGCCGGCGCTATTACTGACGTGTGGGTTGACACATCGTGCCAGGTGGCGCTCTACAATTGACCGTGTGCTTGCTCGCATGCATGAGTAGTCACATCGTGGTCACGTCGGCAGTTTCACACCGGCGAGTACGCACCATGCGGTTTCCCATGCGAGGAGCAGCGTCACCGGCGTGCCCGCAACACGCCTATTAATGCACTTTATAGCCACACGGCACAACGGTGTTCACCCACTCCTGTCACAATCCCCTCCCCTCCCATCGCTGCCCCACAGCCTTCTTCGTCGTGTGCCTCCACCAAACCCTAGCCACGTCCACTGAACCCTAGATGTCTCCCCTTTCGTAGCCGCAAAAAATTGCCAGGCACGATGGTGGGGTGGGAAGTAGCGGCCTGGAACGACGACACACGCTCTTCATTCTCGGCATGCAGCGCACCCTCCAGGTCGACGAGACGTCGCTCCTCGGCTGCCGCGGCATCATGGTGCCGCCGGACACGCACCTGCCGGTCGGATAGCACTTGTGCATAGAGGGCCTTACGGTGGAGCATGTCCCCAGCGTCGGCACGCCGACCATTCTGCGCGCACTACGTGAATTTTGCCAAAGCCTGCCGCCGAAGGAGCGGTCCAAGCAGCGCTACGCGCCTAACAACCAGCGGTGGTCGGAGATCCTGATGGAGGAGAACGCCGCCCGCATCCAGCACTACGACGGCTGCTACCCAGCGTCACAGAACAACATCGATGAGAGGTACGCCTTCTGGGACGGGCTCTACAGTCCGACGCCAACCCGGTCACAATCCTTCCCTGATTTCATGGCCGTGTGCCGCGAGCAGCTCGGTCTGGACGATGGTGACCGGGTTTCGCCGCCGCGGACCACGGCTCGATCCACACCGCGGGCCACACCCACATCTGCAGGAGGCGGCGATGGTGCCAGCAGCAGGAGGGGCCTCAGCGTTCCTAAGCCGGAGCCAGGGACGCCGGGGACGAGCTCTACAGTCCGCGACGCCGGCCTGAGCATCCCAAAGCCGGACCGAGGTCGAGCTCCCACGACGCCCCTGCTAGTCCCAAAGCCCGAGCCCAGGACGAGCTTGCGCGCGCCCCTACTCGTGCCCAAGCCCGAGCCTGGGACAGGCTCTGGCGGCCCCCTACTCAAGCCCAAGTCGGAGTCGGAGCCATCACTGCTGGCGGAGTATAGAGGGGTGGTGGTCCGCGAGCCCGACGACCCTGCAGACCTATCGGGGCTCCTCCAAGTGCTTCCCCGGCCTTGCTTCAGCAGATAGTAGCATCACGGCGGTGGCCGGGCTCAACAACGTTGGCCCGTAGAGGGTGTGTATCACAACGACGTAGTGattcgatgagagcggcatccgcgcgctccacatcgagttgagcctctgccgcccggttcaagtccaagACGTCCGGTTCCACCTGTAGGAGGGCATcaatggcagcggcatccgcgcgctccgcctcgtTCCGTTAAGTGGGAATATTTATGCCCTCGTCGTAAGGCAGTGGCAATTATCTAGTCTTTTTAAAATGTTCATAacattcatagaaatcatcacaTTTAAAATATATTCATGCGTTACAAAATTGTATTTGTGACATATTAAATATATATATTTGTACAATGTACAAATTTGTTCGTGTGATTGTGGAAAAATGCTTCATAGCTTTCACGGAAATCGTAACACTTAAAGAAGTTTCACACGtttaaaaaaatattcatgccATTTATAAAAAATATTCAATGTGTGTTAAAAAAATATTTACCgcgtatttaaaaaatgttcaatgtgCATTTGACAAGTGTTTAATATGCATTCAAAAAAATGCTCAACGTGTATTTGgaaaatgttcattgtgtatcTATAAAATGTTTAACATGTATACAAATTATTCAGTGTGCATTTcaaaaatgttcaacatgtacTTGATTTTTTTAGCGCATTCCTAAAAACTATTCAGGGTTCATACGAGAATTGTTCAACCTGTATTAGAAAAAtcaacatgtatttgaaaaaaaatagTAAAAACAAACAAACACGAAACCCCCCAAAAAACACAATGAAAATAAGTGGAAAACCATCTCACAGAAACAAAGAAGGGAAAAAGCCCACGCGGAAGCTTCTAAAACCGGTCTATAGAATCTTCTCAAAACCGCTTCCAGGAAGCGGCCCATAAGTGGAAGTGCCACAGGCGAGACATAGCTCTTGCGCGCGGGTTCCTATATGGCGCATAGGGCGCCGCTGAGCGACCTGGCGCGCACCCCCCTGGTGCGGTGGGCGTTCGTATGGGCCGGCCCATGTCCCGTTTAGTTTCCTTTTGTTTTTCTTGagttctcttttttctttttttcttttcttcccaAATCCGTGAACATTTTTTTGTAGCAAAATAAAAAAATGTTCGTCAATGTGTAAAAACGCTCAATGATTCATAAAATTCCTTTTTTGTTCATCACCGTGGGCCGAGATTTTTCTTGCAGCCCGCGGTTTATGGTGCCCAAGACAATCAACAATTCATCAATAATAGAGAAATGCCTCAAAAAAGATCAGCAATAGTTTTGTGTGATGATATGATGCAACAAACTTGCAGTCTTTGAACGGATGATGCATGCTCCACTGTAGCATTGCTCTAGCATTAACTCTTGTGTAGTACTAGCAGCTAGAGGAAGATTTCACAGCCAAGTGACAAGTCGTGGATGTGGGAAAAGGGTTTACATGGGTAGCTCCAGGATTTATCGTTTTGAAAGTACTGTAGTCAAACATTGATAATGTTGAAATATGGATGTCCCAATTCATTGAAGCCAAACAACATCCAGTTTTACCATCTAGTTTTATCAGGCAACCATCAGACCATCACTACCAAGATAAAACCAGCAGAGCTAAATCAACTTTCACCATCTACTTAAACAAAACACATACTGGCATGCATAAGGAGTATTGATAGTCCATCACGCTAGCTTAGCACGTACTCCCTCttgtacaaagttgagtcatctattttggaacggaggaagtaccTATTATATAGGTATATGTAAGTTCTATCAAACCATACCCACTACTTAAGCCAAAGGGATTAGTTTCAACAAGGCTCATGCATGCGAACGTCAGGGCTTTTCACCATACCCCATTTCATTCAAGCCAAACAACATCCAGTTTTACAGTCTGGTTTTATCAGGCAACCATCACTACCAAGATAAGCCCAGCAGAAGCTAAAGCAGCATTCATCTACTTAAAGAAAACACATGCTGACATATGCATAGGAGTAATAGTCCATGAATAGTAGCGCCACTGACCTCAACACTTCAAGCTAACCATGCTAGAACCAAGAACACTGCCCAAAACACCATGCTAGAACCAAGAACACTGCCCAAAACGATCGCTTGTACGATGTTGCAAAAGAACACTGACCACTCCAACGGACATTAAGCTTGGATGATGAAACATGTTGGTGCTTTTAACTTCACCAGCAAAAAGGGTCACAAGAAAAATCTGCTCCGGTTTTGAAGCAACATGGTCTGCCTCCTTCAGGATCTGAACTCCCATACGCCATGAATCCGCAGTCTTTAGTACTGCCCCATGTCAAATTAGTCAGATTCCCCGCTATGGAGCGCCCTTTCGCCCTTGAAATTGAAGATAAATCAGGATTGCGGAAGATGAACACCGCATGCCTCAGCACCCTTGCGTTCTGCAGGAAGTACTTGAGAAAAGCCATCTTGCCTTCCTCCCCTCTGAATTCACGGATAGTCATAATCTCGACGCGCAACATAATGCTCACGATAGGGCCAACCTCATCCCAGAACTTATTAAGTTCGAGCTTGCCAGTGGGTTCATCACATCTTTCACACTGCAGATTGGTTAAGTCAGTGAACAGTTAACTACTGATGAATTATGCATTGCAGCAGCAACACTAAAAAGATGATGGATAATAACTGAAAAGATAGTAGCGCTGCTAATAGCATGCTAAACCATTCTAAGCAATGTCTTGCTAAATAAACCAATGTACGATGTCTCACTAATAGCAAGTGAATGAAGCGAGAACGCAATATAGAATGCTAATAGTGTATTTTAAGGACGGCGCTGTTTTGCAATGGCACACTATTTCTTTCATTGTATATAATGCTAGGAGCTTATAGTAGGTGGTGATGAAGATGAGTACCCTGATATGCAGACTCGACGCATTAGGAAAGCACTTCAGGAAAGTGGCCACCATCTTGGCATCATCATGGACTCCAAAACGCACATTCAGGCTCAGCGTAGTCACGCTTGTGAACATAGTGCTTGCGCTTGGCTTCATCCCAGGCTGGAATGGAATGCGCCCAATTATTCAACAAAGAAAGATCAGACATTGAATTGAACATCTTTGCCAATTGAACAAATGGAAAGTTTAGATAGGTGATCTACCATGATGATGGTGCCGCCGGCCTCAAGGGCGCACTTTCCTGGCTCCAGGTACCCGAACGATTTCAGGTTGGGGGCATTGCCAATGTTGATCCCGGTGCGCAAGCCACTGGCAGGGTTTAGAGATCGCCGAACCTTGTACAGGATGAGCCGCTTGAGGCGCGGGGTGTCCGCCATGACGACGCTCTCCATCACGGAATCGAAGATCTGCACGCACAGGAGGCTCTGGCTGACGAGGCGGAGGCCCAACCCCTTCACGCTCCCTTGAATGTTGAGGATCTCCAGAACGGGGCTGCTGGCGACGATGGCTTCGACGTCCCCATCCTCCATGACGACGCCGAAGATGCCGAGCTCGCGGAGGTTGGGGAAGGAGGCGTCGCCGAGGCAGGCCACATCAGGGAACTTCCAGACGCCGACGTAGAGGCGGGTGAGGGTGGCGATGCGGAAGAGCGTGCCGGGGAGATTCACCTCGCGCGGGCAGGGGCGGTTGACGAGGACGAGCTCCTGGACGCCCTTGGCGGCCATGAGACGGAGCCAGCGCTTGAGCTTGGCGTGGCACGCGTCCATGGGGGTGCAGAGGAGGTAGACGCAGCGGAAGGGCCCGGGGTGAGCGGCGAGGGCGCGCGACACCGCGGCCGAGACGGCCAGCGCGTCGGCGCGGGTCGGGGGCCAGTGGTCCAGGAGGAGTAGATGGCACTGGCGGTCCGAGAACTTACGCTGCGGGTGCACTTAAGTCACGGTATTTGTAACTGAAAAAACCCGTCATAAAACTTGCATTGCGGGTGCAGATAGGTCACATATGCCATTTGAACCGGCCTGTTCTATTTTCGAGAAAAACCCGTCATAAAACTTGCGTTGCGGGTGCAGATAGGTCACATTTCAAATTTTTCGTTCCTGGACATTTTTATAAAGTCACGAATCACAAATATTTTTAATAAATATTTTCTAATTTATCGTCCGAGAATTTTTTTCTAAATTCGCGAATCACAACCATTTTTTTAAATGTTCACCACTTAAAACAAATGTTCGCAAATcacaaatatttttcaaatttatcattcgcgaacattttttaaagtcgtgaacaaatatttttcaaattaatccttcatgaacattttcaaatttattgttcgcaaacattttcaaaattttcattCATGGACATTTATTAAAATCACGAGTCACAAATGTTTTTAATAAATCTTTTCAAATTTAATGTTTGCGAACTTTTTTTAAAGTGGCGAATCACAAATATTTTTTTAACTGTTCACaacttaaaaaaatgttcacaaatcacaaatatttttcaaatttatCGTTCTCAAATTTTTTTAAAGTCGTGGACAAATAGTTTTCAAATTAATCATTCACCAAATTTTCAAATTTATCATTCGCAAgcattttcaaaaaaaatcatggaCATTTTCTTAAAGTCACGAATCATAATTTTTTTTAATTTATCGTTCGCGAATTTTTTTAAAGTCGTGAATCACAATTTTTTTAATGCTCACAACTTAAAAAAATTGTTCACGAATcaaaaatatttttcaaatttatCGTTCTCGACCTTTTTTTAATGCCGTCAATAAATAGTTTTCAAATTAATCATTCACGAACATTTTTAAATTTATCATTCAAAAACATTTTCAAATTTTTCGTTCCTGGACATCTTTTTAAAGTCACTAATCACAATTATTTTTAATTTATCGTTCGCGGACAATTTTTTAAAGTCGCGGATCACAAATATATTTTTTTAAACGTTcgcgaacatttttttaaagtcgTGAACAAATAGTTTTCAAATTTATGGTTCACGAACATTTTCTTAAAGTCGTGGGTCACGAATATATTTTTTGAAATGTTCGCGGACATTTTTTTAAAGTCGTGAACAAATAGTTTTCAAATTTATCGTtcacgaacatttttttaaagtcaCGAATCACATATATTTTTAAAGTCGTGAACAAATTTATCGCGCTTGACCGTTAGAGGGAGAAAACCGGACAGCTGGCCGGTTCAGATGACCTGTGTGACCTATCTGCACCCGTAATGCAAGTTCTATGACGGGTTTCTTCGCTTTGCAAGTACCGTGACTTAAGTGCATCCGCAGCGCAAGTTCTCGGACCGCCGGTGCCATTTACTCCAGGAGGTGGGTATCAACGAGGACGAGCGGCGCGGAGAGCCAGACCCGGCGCCAGCGCGTGGCGAGCACGGCGGTGCGCGCTGCTTCCTTGAAGGAGAGGCGGGAGACGATGTCGTGGAGGAGCGCGTCGGAGAGGCCGCTAATGCGGTCGACGCCGTGGTAGGGGGCGGTacggcgggcggcgaggcgggcggTGTGGGAGACTGGCGGCTCGGGGAGGCAGGTGTAGATGTACGGCAGGAGCTGCTCCGCGTCCATGGCCGCCGGCGGCGGGAGGAGAGCAGAGCACGAGGAGCCCGGCTAAGGTTTCGGGCGAAGAGGCGAGCGACGAGTGAGGAGCAAGGAGGTGTCTGTGAAtgagagcatctccaacaggcgcccAACGCGCCGCGTGGTAAAAACGGATTTGGCGCGCGCCCATCGCCTGGTTTGGCGCGGCGCGCAGCGTTTGCTCCAGCAGCCGCGCTGAAAAGCCGCGCGCACGCGCAGCTTCAGCAGGCGCGGTAAAATGCAGCGCGCACTCATTCTACAATATTTTTTAAATTAAAATTACATAGATAAAAAAACGATACAAAGATATTTTACATCGGTGCAACTACTACggcatagatagatagatagttcgacatacatagatagatagatacTACTACagcatagatagatagatacAAACTACTACGGCATACATAGATAGAAAACTACTCCAAGTCGCTACCATCACCATCATCATTCTCGTCGGTGTCGTCCGAGGTTGAGAGCCATATGTCGTCCCAACGTTCATCGTCCGAGGTGAAGAACGAcctcctgttggggaacgtagtaatttcaaaaaaattcctacgcacacgcaagatcatggtgatgcatagcaacgaggggagagtgtgatctacgtacccttgtagaccgacagcggaagcgttatgacaacgcggttgatgtagtcgtacgtcttcacggcccggccgatcaagcaccgaaactacggcaccttcgagttctagcacacgttcagctcgatgacgatccccggactccgatccagcaaagtgtcggg contains:
- the LOC125541163 gene encoding protein NRT1/ PTR FAMILY 8.3-like produces the protein MTGVRSQAPAMASTGEHTVALLAGLPAEAAEAYTTDGSLDFDGNPALKNRTGGWRACRSILGTEFCYCLAFHGISFNLITYLTGVLGQSNVAAARNVSTWQATCFLMPLGGAVVADSYCGRYRTMVVSCFIGVAGMLMTALSAYLPLLVKNIVSSNIVPSQEFVLFLGLYMIAIGLGGLRPCLMSFGADQFDDGDPSERATKGSFFNWYIFNMNCASLISSTAIVWVQDHCGWALGLTIPAVVLAAGLSCLVAALRTYRFQRTRGSPLIRVCQVVVAAVRKCGIELPADSSLLYGMLEDGLAGVPRIDHTTDLQFFDKAAILVASDKEVEAAAAPARTSPWRLCVVTQVEEFKILVRMLPLWASVVFFYAVSAQVTSTFVEQGMAMDATVGSVRVPPASMSTFDILTIILLVPLYDRAFVPAARRLTGREKGISELQRIGAGLAMPVLAMASAALLETARLRAAPNSTSVLWQAPQYALMGVGEVLTTIGQLDFFYGQAPAAMKTVCTALGLLAIAAGGYLSSFLLTTVQWATATGGAPGWIPDDLNEGHLDRFFWMMAGLGCLNLIAFGSCARKYKSRKG